One Yimella lutea DNA window includes the following coding sequences:
- a CDS encoding FtsK/SpoIIIE domain-containing protein gives MASTRQTKNNQPPGSTAALIVVVAATLAAFASFFKLPSIALLWFGVSLAAWLEPSVLLTGPRDTATKRPTAASDYEQRRYSQSAFWRSLRAKVIIPRELFVPGKKIRMTFLAGWGAFVLGACLPVSWPVQLKPPTNPATIPQLQLFGHVSNAICSALLVVGLSMAMREKVGPGCPSTTLAHVRALVKSGRSHVLFALAVAVVTAAGLVAARMFRLPIIGELSPAATLFAPLFAAGAYLGITAMGEARRLWQLRQDTQAEWSPRWEALKIVPAPGLVDVELLNKDQWTLMTWVAPPGKSSADMLRMADKIVATVGSDPQCLIFHAPSISAGGEPVPASIDVTRFRVLLASAGTLRVDDPEMDAGLVALAHEAAMTVVRRANAMEPVAMIGVENVAPDKLGVPIWRSQWNENLLGVKGSSVPFGLYGTLGSDVLVYHRTGGVHEAKTGIYTGELEHPALVDLAPELATMFDNMRLELQWESRWAAGGPSRLKLSPPVAQHPLRATANLRVGMSTTPITRQPFMVRQGIDPRDYFGSESAMRAAMDGSSFVAITGWPAPGDRPGNRHPMALNIYFSPPNAKIPTSISSVQTDKPGRPLSPQQENAEAWLLAGMINTAFDNAKLKRPELITATCLTRNAGTDTVWQLSIRLHDGVTFADVRSKASVLRESFGVPWLRMEPESDGVSIYAGGRPASAKLVRPERDALRLANLDWSQAFVDAKVVNAEGSTPTVVSVSTLENNDSVTQLEITVPSGLSIDRIKGARSKLSPATGNGFIEVRPSEQSADQVMMLVARQHPLPFPAPFDFELAAKGPVTTATFMTGIEGTPIEMDFLDAPHVLFAGTSGSGKSAAAQAMLWPLRVKGMQIAIIDIQKEAADFQFLRDHSLGFATTPEDAAAMIEAIYLEGRRRMKLNADHKVGHVDELPSAVRPPHWMLFMDEFTSAMGKDSVPGKSSDPEIQREISEIEARNAARAQIGRFIGKIARELRSAGIHLVLGTQKLDRQSLEKIPGGSDLKTNLARLLLGNTGQGEKMSALRSPDNAPDLGGNIPKGRGLWEPLSLPRSMAVQCWYAGQGATDDSYKPGTYKYELDQRVAANTDDDRIDFEKFKPKKTTAPGIIGELPPSLRGGAPVIETVVSDETFELDDFDLDLADVAEAEIVSEETVDLDDLDLDFDFDDEPDEAETIHDDISVAVADEEGDPFDLTGIADGDSAFGQESDSGDPYDIPDDDDDAPVLPDDPFDGDLYDLPDDPFDGDLYDLPDEGVDEPAEPEVRSPAADLDELMAQIVRSADTAHEPVDDMPVDIDETTDVPSDGDKSAEPVGVPSIEEKNAAPSFPFWKPAGKVTDDDW, from the coding sequence ATGGCTTCGACGCGACAGACCAAGAACAACCAACCGCCGGGATCGACCGCCGCTCTCATCGTGGTGGTCGCTGCCACGCTCGCGGCGTTCGCCTCGTTCTTCAAGCTGCCCTCGATCGCTCTGCTCTGGTTCGGTGTCAGCCTGGCTGCTTGGCTTGAGCCGTCAGTCCTGCTCACCGGGCCGCGCGACACTGCGACCAAGCGCCCGACCGCAGCGAGCGACTACGAGCAGCGCCGGTACAGCCAGTCCGCGTTCTGGCGGTCGCTGCGCGCCAAAGTCATCATCCCGAGAGAACTGTTCGTGCCCGGTAAGAAGATCCGTATGACCTTCCTTGCCGGATGGGGAGCGTTCGTGCTCGGCGCGTGTCTTCCGGTCAGTTGGCCGGTGCAGCTCAAGCCTCCGACGAACCCGGCAACGATCCCGCAGTTGCAACTGTTCGGTCACGTCAGCAACGCGATCTGCTCGGCACTGCTGGTCGTCGGCCTCTCGATGGCGATGCGTGAGAAGGTCGGTCCGGGCTGTCCGTCGACCACGCTGGCACACGTCCGCGCGCTGGTGAAGTCCGGCCGCAGCCACGTGCTGTTCGCTCTTGCTGTAGCGGTGGTCACCGCGGCGGGCTTGGTCGCCGCCCGGATGTTCCGTCTGCCGATCATCGGTGAGCTCAGCCCTGCCGCGACCCTGTTCGCGCCGCTGTTCGCTGCCGGCGCCTACCTCGGCATCACCGCGATGGGGGAGGCGCGCCGGTTGTGGCAGCTGCGTCAGGACACCCAAGCCGAATGGAGCCCGCGCTGGGAGGCGCTCAAGATCGTTCCCGCACCGGGATTGGTCGACGTCGAACTGCTGAACAAGGACCAGTGGACCCTCATGACGTGGGTCGCACCGCCCGGCAAATCATCCGCCGACATGCTTCGGATGGCCGACAAGATCGTCGCCACCGTCGGTTCGGATCCGCAGTGCCTCATCTTTCATGCTCCCTCGATCAGCGCCGGCGGTGAGCCTGTTCCCGCTTCGATCGACGTGACCCGTTTCCGGGTGCTGCTCGCCTCGGCCGGAACGCTGCGGGTGGACGACCCCGAGATGGATGCGGGTCTCGTGGCGTTGGCACATGAGGCGGCAATGACCGTGGTGCGCCGCGCGAACGCGATGGAGCCCGTAGCGATGATCGGTGTGGAGAACGTGGCGCCGGACAAGCTCGGCGTTCCGATCTGGCGCAGCCAATGGAATGAAAACCTGCTCGGAGTCAAGGGCAGCTCTGTGCCATTCGGACTGTACGGAACGCTCGGCTCCGATGTGCTCGTTTACCACCGGACCGGGGGAGTGCACGAAGCCAAGACCGGCATCTACACCGGCGAACTCGAGCACCCTGCACTTGTGGACCTGGCGCCGGAGCTGGCAACGATGTTCGACAACATGCGTCTGGAACTGCAGTGGGAGTCGCGGTGGGCCGCCGGTGGTCCGAGCCGGTTGAAGTTGTCCCCGCCGGTCGCCCAGCACCCGCTGCGAGCAACGGCGAACCTGCGGGTCGGTATGTCGACCACCCCGATCACCCGGCAGCCGTTCATGGTCCGCCAGGGCATCGACCCGCGCGACTACTTCGGTTCCGAGTCCGCGATGCGTGCCGCGATGGATGGTTCCTCGTTCGTGGCGATCACCGGATGGCCGGCGCCGGGGGACCGTCCTGGTAACCGGCACCCGATGGCGCTGAACATCTACTTCTCTCCACCGAACGCCAAGATCCCGACCTCGATCTCCTCGGTGCAGACCGACAAGCCGGGCCGTCCGTTGTCTCCGCAGCAGGAGAACGCCGAAGCGTGGTTGTTGGCGGGCATGATCAACACCGCCTTCGACAACGCCAAGCTCAAGCGACCCGAACTGATCACCGCCACCTGCCTGACCCGCAACGCGGGCACCGACACGGTGTGGCAGCTGTCGATCCGGTTGCACGACGGCGTCACGTTCGCCGACGTCCGGTCCAAGGCCTCCGTGCTGCGCGAATCGTTCGGCGTCCCGTGGCTGCGGATGGAGCCCGAATCCGACGGTGTCAGCATCTACGCCGGTGGGCGTCCGGCCTCGGCCAAGCTGGTGCGCCCCGAGCGCGACGCGCTGCGGTTGGCGAACCTGGACTGGTCGCAAGCGTTCGTGGACGCGAAGGTGGTCAACGCGGAGGGCTCGACGCCGACCGTGGTGTCGGTGTCAACGCTAGAGAACAACGACTCGGTGACCCAGTTGGAGATCACCGTTCCCTCCGGTCTGTCGATCGACCGGATCAAGGGTGCTCGCTCCAAGCTGTCCCCGGCGACCGGTAACGGCTTCATCGAGGTCCGTCCGTCCGAGCAGTCGGCCGATCAGGTAATGATGCTGGTTGCCAGACAGCACCCGTTGCCCTTCCCGGCACCGTTCGACTTCGAGTTGGCAGCCAAGGGCCCGGTGACAACCGCGACCTTCATGACTGGCATCGAGGGCACGCCGATCGAGATGGACTTCCTCGACGCGCCGCACGTTCTGTTCGCCGGAACGTCCGGATCGGGTAAGTCGGCAGCCGCGCAGGCGATGCTCTGGCCGTTGCGGGTCAAGGGCATGCAGATCGCGATTATCGACATCCAGAAGGAAGCGGCAGATTTTCAGTTCCTGCGTGATCACAGTCTCGGATTTGCGACGACTCCGGAAGACGCTGCGGCGATGATCGAAGCGATCTACCTTGAGGGTCGCCGGCGGATGAAGCTGAACGCCGATCACAAGGTCGGCCACGTCGACGAACTGCCGAGCGCAGTTCGTCCGCCCCACTGGATGCTGTTCATGGATGAGTTCACCTCGGCGATGGGTAAGGACTCCGTTCCGGGCAAGTCGAGCGACCCCGAGATCCAGCGTGAGATCTCCGAGATCGAAGCGCGCAACGCGGCGCGCGCGCAGATCGGCCGGTTCATCGGCAAGATCGCCCGCGAGTTGCGGTCGGCCGGCATCCACCTCGTACTGGGTACGCAGAAGCTCGACCGCCAGAGCCTTGAGAAGATCCCTGGCGGGTCTGACCTGAAGACCAACCTCGCTCGCCTGCTGCTCGGCAACACTGGGCAGGGGGAGAAGATGTCGGCTCTGCGCTCTCCGGACAACGCTCCCGACCTGGGCGGCAACATCCCCAAGGGCCGAGGACTGTGGGAGCCGCTGTCATTGCCACGGTCGATGGCCGTTCAGTGCTGGTACGCAGGACAGGGCGCCACGGACGACTCCTACAAACCGGGCACCTACAAGTACGAGCTCGATCAGCGCGTCGCTGCGAACACGGACGACGACAGGATCGACTTCGAGAAGTTCAAGCCGAAGAAGACGACCGCGCCAGGCATCATCGGCGAACTTCCGCCGAGCCTGCGCGGGGGTGCGCCCGTGATCGAGACCGTCGTGTCCGATGAGACGTTCGAGCTCGACGACTTCGACCTGGACCTGGCAGACGTCGCCGAAGCCGAGATCGTCTCGGAGGAGACCGTTGACCTGGACGATCTCGACCTGGACTTCGACTTCGACGATGAACCGGACGAGGCCGAGACGATTCACGACGACATCTCCGTTGCCGTGGCAGACGAGGAGGGCGACCCGTTCGATCTGACCGGGATTGCTGACGGCGACTCGGCATTCGGTCAGGAATCCGACTCCGGCGATCCGTACGACATCCCGGACGACGATGACGACGCTCCCGTCCTGCCCGACGACCCGTTCGACGGCGACCTGTACGACCTGCCCGACGACCCGTTCGACGGCGACCTGTACGACCTGCCCGACGAGGGTGTGGACGAACCGGCCGAGCCCGAAGTCCGGAGTCCCGCAGCGGACCTGGACGAGCTGATGGCGCAGATCGTCCGCTCCGCTGACACCGCGCATGAGCCGGTCGACGACATGCCGGTCGACATCGACGAAACGACCGACGTACCCAGTGACGGTGACAAGTCGGCCGAGCCGGTCGGCGTTCCTTCGATCGAGGAGAAGAACGCGGCGCCGTCCTTCCCGTTCTGGAAGCCGGCGGGCAAAGTCACCGACGACGACTGGTAG